The Panthera tigris isolate Pti1 chromosome E3, P.tigris_Pti1_mat1.1, whole genome shotgun sequence genome segment CTCACCCGCCTGCCTCCCCAGGGCTGCGTCTGTTACCGCCCCTCAGAACACCGGGCCTGCTTCCTCCGCCCGATGGAACCCCGAGATCGCGAGACCCTAGAGCTGCTGGTGAACAGCTCACAGGTAAGCAGCCCCGTGCGGCCCATGCGGCCAGGCTCCCGGGGCCAGGGGACAAAGGGTCCTGTGTACAGCCCGGCCCTGCAACGGGCCGGAGCTCTGGTTTCAGGGAACAGAAGCCCTGTCTTCCCTTGGCCGAGGCTGCTGACAAGAGCTGAGGGTGGTGCCGGCACCGGGCCAGCGTGTCCAGGGGACAGGCCCTGCCCCAAGCAGGGCAGGTCCAGATGCCCCAGTGCCATGGCCCACCAGAGTCTTCTCCGCAGGCCCGAGGGTCTCACGGCCCCAGCCAGGACACCCGCTACGTCCAGGAGCTGCTGGCAGTGCTTGGGGACCGTGAGGTGGACCCCGCCCAGGTGGGGGAGTCAGTGCGGCACCTTTGCACGAAAACGCCCATTTACTGGGCCCGTCGAGCAGAGGGTAAGTTGGGGCTGTGCTGAGAGGCCCGGGCTCCTGCACGACAGTCTGGAGAGAAGGGTGAGGAGCCCCCTGGGGCTCAAGCAGGCCCCTTCCCCCAGGACCCCGGAGGCAGCGGCTGGTCTACCTGTGCATCGACATCTGCTTCCCCAGCAACATCTGCGTGTCGGTCTGCTTTTATTACCTCCCAGACTGAGTTCAGAGCCCGGCCCGGCCCACAGGCCAGCCAGCTGGCCGTCCCCGCCATCAGTCACAAGGAAGGTGGCTGCCGGCGGGGCTAATAAACCCTGCACCTGGCCATAACGGTGTTCTTTGTGGCTTCAGAACACAGAACGGGCAGGCGGTGGAGGGAACACTGGCTTGGGACGGGACACCAGCCTCGGATCCCCTAAGTCATGTGGCTCTGGAATTTCTGAAACGAGGGTAGGCTGGCTCAGGTCGGCCGCCTGTCACATCCACATAAGCAACTGGAAGCTGAGAGGATCCCAGGCCATACCGGCCTGGCCCCCGGAAGCCGGCCGAGGGGACCAGGGTAGCCAGGCAGGGCCAGCTGGCCTGGGCTGGTGGAGGTTCCCTCTGAGCCGGGCATCATCTGAACAGACGTATTCAGCA includes the following:
- the BRICD5 gene encoding BRICHOS domain-containing protein 5 — encoded protein: MEQTGCCEESPGPGQAPRTAMCPRGKAKPWKTPGLLLLLLALAAAGAVAGGLLGFAHSPPEPLLQMLRLTLPGPRAPRSNQTTQVDAARNVATIRVTPAQSNHSWAVLFDGQSGCVCYRPSEHRACFLRPMEPRDRETLELLVNSSQARGSHGPSQDTRYVQELLAVLGDREVDPAQVGESVRHLCTKTPIYWARRAEGPRRQRLVYLCIDICFPSNICVSVCFYYLPD